A region from the Salidesulfovibrio onnuriiensis genome encodes:
- the ybeY gene encoding rRNA maturation RNase YbeY: MMPANPIQILRQCARWDPVFPLSFHELQDVIARILEALGYDDAALTLKLVDDVEIARLNSEFLGCFGPTNVLSFPAREQEGEDGDGYLGEIALSVDTLAREVDLYGQDPVEHLVRLLAHAILHLAGFDHGEVMDSLTETAVDAFRDGDFDQEGLHAQA; encoded by the coding sequence ATGATGCCGGCCAATCCCATACAGATCCTTCGGCAGTGCGCCCGCTGGGATCCCGTGTTTCCGCTTTCGTTCCATGAATTACAGGACGTCATTGCCCGAATTCTGGAAGCCTTGGGCTACGATGATGCGGCCCTGACGCTCAAGTTGGTGGACGATGTGGAGATAGCCCGGCTCAATAGCGAATTTCTGGGCTGTTTCGGCCCCACCAATGTGCTTAGCTTTCCCGCCCGGGAGCAGGAGGGCGAGGACGGAGACGGTTATCTCGGCGAGATCGCCTTGTCTGTGGATACCCTGGCCCGCGAAGTCGATCTTTACGGCCAGGATCCCGTGGAGCATCTGGTGCGCTTGTTGGCCCATGCCATCCTGCACTTGGCCGGCTTCGATCATGGCGAGGTCATGGATTCCCTGACCGAAACCGCTGTGGATGCCTTCAGGGATGGTGACTTTGACCAGGAGGGACTGCATGCCCAGGCATAA
- a CDS encoding AlbA family DNA-binding domain-containing protein: MPRHKAICGTRLYSMLFYGVIFATLAVGGLVFWGIRDFRKDVATVAVENSTRGMAGAVQMLVNAVARSDSEMGLNELENLDTGYLRKTCAQFFKQQASLSGVMVGDGEGILYAVTRGDKGFREWLPQREDRDKVSWNLLKKDGSITSFVPKQAGDVSRLNAMFADEFKHLEPGQVNWSSYYRLYQNGESWITASVLIPVGNTGSSVMLSFVMPIDVIVNQLAHAEHGVAESIFIYWDSGKLMEIPLASGGQVAGDRASRAVQPSEAVNPAIRRAGELLAAKTASKVTPFRFMVDDQAWWADLEALSVFGESMYIGVTMPERVVFSTLTSDHFIAVGGVVLLLMSGVVLFLLRKNRSRIEAMGKRQDMATTPEDVLRLIAGGESSRLEFKQTLRFNIKAGKNGREIEQANIKTIAAFLNSEGGTLLVGVADSGAVTGLGDDNFESDDRALLHFNNLVNQYIGAEFASYVNTAVIEVQGEKVLRAHCVPAGTPAFFQKGQVEEFYVRSGPASRPLSLSQFHEWLQNR; this comes from the coding sequence ATGCCCAGGCATAAAGCCATTTGTGGAACCCGTTTGTATTCCATGCTTTTTTATGGCGTCATTTTCGCCACCCTGGCCGTGGGCGGGCTTGTTTTTTGGGGCATTCGCGATTTTCGGAAGGATGTCGCCACGGTGGCCGTGGAAAACTCCACCCGGGGCATGGCCGGGGCCGTGCAGATGTTGGTCAATGCCGTTGCCCGGTCCGATTCGGAAATGGGCCTCAACGAGCTGGAGAATCTCGATACCGGATATCTGCGCAAAACCTGCGCCCAGTTTTTCAAGCAGCAGGCCTCGTTGAGCGGGGTCATGGTCGGGGATGGCGAGGGGATACTTTATGCCGTCACCCGTGGCGACAAGGGCTTTCGCGAATGGCTGCCGCAGCGGGAGGACAGGGACAAGGTTTCCTGGAACCTTTTGAAAAAGGACGGATCCATAACCTCCTTTGTTCCCAAGCAGGCCGGTGACGTGAGTCGGCTCAACGCCATGTTTGCCGATGAGTTCAAGCATCTGGAGCCCGGCCAGGTCAACTGGTCCAGCTATTACAGGCTGTATCAGAACGGGGAATCCTGGATCACTGCATCCGTGCTGATCCCCGTGGGCAATACCGGCTCTTCCGTCATGCTTTCCTTTGTCATGCCCATTGATGTCATCGTCAATCAGCTGGCCCATGCCGAACACGGGGTGGCCGAAAGCATCTTCATCTATTGGGACAGCGGCAAGCTCATGGAGATTCCCCTGGCCAGCGGTGGGCAGGTGGCCGGAGATCGGGCCAGCCGGGCCGTTCAGCCGTCCGAGGCGGTGAATCCTGCCATCCGGCGCGCCGGGGAGTTGCTGGCCGCCAAGACCGCCTCCAAGGTGACCCCTTTCCGGTTCATGGTGGATGACCAGGCGTGGTGGGCGGATCTCGAGGCCTTGTCCGTGTTCGGCGAATCCATGTATATCGGCGTGACCATGCCCGAGCGTGTGGTGTTTTCGACACTGACCAGCGATCATTTCATCGCCGTGGGCGGAGTCGTGCTGTTGCTCATGTCCGGAGTTGTGCTGTTCCTGCTCAGGAAGAACAGGTCGCGCATCGAGGCCATGGGCAAGCGCCAGGATATGGCCACGACCCCCGAAGACGTTCTGAGACTTATTGCCGGGGGCGAATCCTCGCGCCTCGAGTTCAAGCAGACCCTGCGTTTCAATATCAAGGCCGGAAAGAACGGCAGGGAGATCGAGCAGGCCAACATCAAGACCATTGCGGCCTTTCTCAATTCCGAGGGTGGCACCCTGCTTGTGGGCGTGGCCGACAGCGGGGCTGTCACCGGCCTCGGCGACGACAACTTCGAAAGCGACGACCGGGCTCTTCTGCACTTCAACAATCTCGTGAACCAGTACATCGGGGCCGAATTCGCCTCCTACGTCAATACCGCGGTCATCGAGGTGCAGGGCGAAAAGGTGCTCCGGGCCCATTGCGTGCCGGCCGGGACTCCCGCCTTTTTCCAGAAGGGGCAGGTGGAGGAGTTCTATGTCCGGTCCGGACCGGCCAGCAGACCCCTGAGCCTGAGCCAGTTTCATGAATGGCTCCAGAATCGCTAG
- a CDS encoding PhoH family protein — protein MVNHKLEFEDNELARQLFGPQETHLRLIAERFGLKIESRGNKAIVTSLEDDKESVDLASRVMTQLYGMLRAGKKIHPQDVDLACRILDREPGANIGKVFQRDVSAGSPKKGVVPKTINQRTYLDAIREKDMTFGIGPAGTGKTYLAVAMAVGALLRREVKRIVLTRPAVEAGEKLGFLPGDLVEKINPYLRPLYDSLHAMLDFEKVKEYMETGVIEVAPLAFMRGRTINDAFIILDEAQNTTPEQMKMFLTRLGFGSRAVVTGDITQIDLPQHSRSGLLHAMKVLAKVEGIEFVTFDDQDVIRHPLVGRIVKAYDRDSGGK, from the coding sequence ATGGTTAATCACAAACTTGAATTCGAGGACAACGAACTGGCCCGGCAGCTTTTCGGGCCCCAGGAAACCCATCTGCGCCTGATTGCCGAACGCTTCGGCCTCAAGATAGAAAGCCGCGGCAACAAGGCTATCGTCACCTCCCTGGAGGATGACAAGGAGAGCGTCGACCTGGCATCAAGGGTAATGACCCAGCTTTACGGCATGCTCCGGGCGGGCAAGAAGATCCATCCGCAGGATGTGGACCTGGCCTGCCGCATCTTGGACCGCGAGCCAGGCGCCAACATCGGCAAGGTCTTCCAGAGGGATGTCTCGGCCGGTTCGCCCAAGAAGGGAGTGGTGCCCAAGACCATCAACCAGCGCACCTATCTCGACGCGATCCGTGAAAAGGACATGACCTTCGGTATCGGCCCTGCGGGCACCGGAAAGACCTACCTGGCCGTGGCCATGGCTGTGGGTGCGCTGTTGCGCCGCGAGGTAAAGCGTATCGTGCTGACCCGTCCGGCCGTGGAAGCAGGTGAAAAGCTCGGCTTCCTGCCCGGTGATCTCGTGGAGAAGATCAATCCCTATCTGCGGCCGCTGTATGACTCGCTGCACGCCATGCTCGATTTCGAGAAGGTCAAGGAATACATGGAGACCGGGGTTATCGAGGTGGCTCCGTTGGCCTTTATGCGCGGCCGGACCATCAACGACGCGTTCATCATTCTGGACGAGGCCCAGAACACCACGCCCGAACAGATGAAGATGTTCCTGACCCGTCTCGGCTTCGGTTCCCGGGCCGTGGTCACGGGCGACATCACCCAGATCGACTTGCCACAGCATAGCAGATCCGGCTTGCTGCACGCCATGAAGGTGCTCGCAAAGGTCGAGGGCATCGAGTTCGTCACCTTTGATGATCAGGATGTCATCCGCCACCCGCTGGTGGGACGCATCGTCAAGGCCTATGACCGGGACTCGGGAGGGAAATGA
- the argF gene encoding ornithine carbamoyltransferase, translating into MTKHFLSMLDMPQEEAWNVLKRAKEMKDNKVRTNLLDGKVVLMIFEKASTRTRVSFEVGIRQLGGDPVFIAAKDSQLGRSEPLEDTARVLSRYADGLVVRTFGQRKLDILAEYGTIPVINALTDEYHPCQLMSDMLTMYERTPDLRNVKVAWIGDGNNMAHSFINSAALFGFELALAIPEGYDPDQEIMEKAAALGANFKITRDPAEAAAGAHFINTDVWASMGQEEEQRIREEAFRGFIVDEALMAKAAPDVKFMHCLPAHCGEEVSAGVFESSASIVWDQAENRLHAQKAIMEWIWK; encoded by the coding sequence ATGACCAAACACTTTTTGTCCATGCTGGACATGCCTCAGGAAGAAGCCTGGAACGTTCTCAAGCGCGCCAAGGAAATGAAGGACAACAAGGTCCGGACCAACCTGCTGGACGGCAAGGTTGTTCTCATGATTTTCGAGAAGGCTTCCACCCGTACCCGAGTCTCGTTCGAAGTCGGCATTCGACAGCTCGGGGGCGATCCTGTTTTCATTGCGGCCAAGGATTCCCAGCTTGGCCGTTCCGAACCCCTGGAAGATACGGCCCGCGTGCTGTCCCGTTACGCGGACGGCCTGGTGGTCCGAACCTTCGGGCAGAGGAAGCTCGATATCCTGGCCGAATACGGCACCATCCCTGTCATCAATGCGCTGACGGATGAATATCATCCCTGCCAGCTCATGAGCGACATGCTGACTATGTATGAGCGAACCCCGGACCTGAGAAACGTCAAGGTGGCGTGGATCGGCGACGGCAACAACATGGCTCATTCCTTTATCAATTCCGCCGCGCTGTTCGGTTTCGAACTGGCGCTGGCCATACCGGAGGGTTACGACCCGGATCAGGAGATCATGGAGAAGGCCGCCGCCTTGGGCGCCAACTTCAAAATTACCCGAGATCCTGCCGAAGCCGCCGCCGGTGCCCATTTCATCAATACCGATGTATGGGCCAGCATGGGACAGGAAGAAGAGCAGCGCATCCGCGAAGAAGCCTTCCGGGGATTCATCGTGGACGAGGCCCTCATGGCCAAGGCCGCTCCTGACGTCAAGTTCATGCATTGCCTGCCCGCCCATTGCGGCGAGGAAGTTTCCGCCGGGGTGTTTGAATCCTCGGCCTCCATTGTCTGGGACCAGGCCGAAAACCGGCTCCATGCCCAGAAGGCAATCATGGAATGGATTTGGAAATAA
- a CDS encoding argininosuccinate synthase — MSKIEKVVLAYSGGLDTSIILKWIANHYECEVITMTADLGQGEEMDGIDDKAMATGASKAYVEDLREEFVRDYVFPAFRAGALYEGRYLLGTAIARPLIAKRMVEIAELEGAQAVAHGATGKGNDQVRFELAQMALNPRLITIAPWRDWELKSRTDLINFAKEHGIPVPVSRKKPWSIDANLLHTSFEGGELEDPWNAPGPDCYRNVMPIEQCPDEPEEITIDFEQGDPVAINNVKHSPAALLAKLNELGGKHGIGRVDMVENRFVGMKSRGVYETPGGTIMHIAHRDLEGLTLDREVMHMRDGLIPKYAEMIYYGYWFSPEREALQAMIDKTQERVTGTVRLKLYKGNCIPLARKSPYSLYNPELATFEEDFVYDQSDAAGFIKLVGLRLKGRMQQSKWGGKESDESCE; from the coding sequence GTGAGCAAGATTGAAAAGGTCGTTCTGGCGTATTCCGGAGGTCTGGATACCTCCATCATTCTCAAGTGGATTGCCAACCACTATGAGTGCGAAGTCATCACCATGACCGCCGACCTCGGTCAGGGTGAGGAAATGGACGGGATTGACGACAAGGCCATGGCAACGGGCGCATCCAAGGCGTATGTCGAGGACCTGCGCGAAGAGTTTGTCCGTGACTACGTGTTCCCCGCATTCCGTGCGGGCGCGCTCTACGAAGGCCGCTACCTGCTGGGCACTGCCATCGCCCGCCCGCTGATCGCCAAGCGCATGGTGGAAATCGCCGAACTGGAGGGCGCGCAGGCCGTGGCTCACGGCGCCACCGGCAAGGGCAACGACCAGGTGCGTTTCGAGTTGGCCCAGATGGCCCTCAACCCGCGTCTGATCACCATCGCCCCCTGGCGCGACTGGGAACTCAAGTCCCGTACCGACCTCATCAATTTTGCCAAGGAACACGGAATTCCCGTTCCCGTGAGCCGCAAAAAGCCGTGGTCCATCGACGCCAACCTGCTGCACACCTCGTTCGAGGGCGGCGAGCTCGAGGATCCGTGGAACGCTCCCGGCCCGGACTGCTATCGCAATGTCATGCCCATTGAGCAGTGCCCGGACGAGCCCGAAGAGATCACCATCGATTTCGAGCAGGGCGATCCCGTGGCCATCAACAATGTGAAGCATTCCCCGGCGGCCCTGCTGGCCAAGCTCAACGAATTGGGCGGCAAGCACGGCATCGGCCGGGTGGACATGGTCGAAAACCGTTTCGTGGGCATGAAGTCCCGCGGCGTGTACGAGACCCCGGGCGGCACCATCATGCACATCGCCCATCGCGACCTGGAAGGCCTGACCCTGGACCGCGAGGTCATGCACATGCGTGACGGCCTGATCCCCAAGTATGCGGAGATGATTTACTACGGTTACTGGTTCAGCCCCGAGCGCGAGGCCCTGCAGGCCATGATCGACAAGACCCAGGAGCGGGTCACCGGTACGGTTCGTCTCAAGCTCTACAAGGGCAACTGCATTCCGCTGGCGCGCAAGTCTCCGTATTCCCTTTACAATCCGGAACTGGCCACCTTCGAGGAAGATTTCGTCTACGATCAGTCGGATGCGGCTGGCTTCATCAAGCTCGTGGGCCTGCGGCTCAAGGGCCGTATGCAGCAGAGCAAGTGGGGCGGCAAGGAATCCGACGAATCCTGCGAGTAA